One Vicugna pacos chromosome 12, VicPac4, whole genome shotgun sequence genomic window carries:
- the UQCC6 gene encoding ubiquinol-cytochrome c reductase complex assembly factor 6, whose translation MPAGVSWTSYLKMFAASLLAMCAGAQAVHRYYQPDLTIPEIPPKPGELKTELLGLKKRQHEPHNPTLPRTL comes from the exons ATGCCTGCGGGCGTGTCCTGGACCTCGTACCTGAAAATGTTCGCCGCCAGCCTCCTGGCCATGTGCGCCGGCGCCCAAGCGGTGCACAGGTACTATCAGCCGGACCTG acAATACCTGAAATTCCACCAAAGCCTGGAGAACTCAAAACAGAGCTTTTGGGACTGAAAAAGAGACAGCATGAACCTCACAATCCAACTCTGCCAAGAACTTTGTGA